The following proteins are co-located in the Carassius gibelio isolate Cgi1373 ecotype wild population from Czech Republic chromosome A21, carGib1.2-hapl.c, whole genome shotgun sequence genome:
- the LOC127941654 gene encoding coiled-coil domain-containing protein 106-like isoform X1, giving the protein MTGVRPVINYITYWDNVNEGEESFTAVEFICVDGSCFYKTLEQRRPDSESADSSGESMADRRIPRKRVPPNRLVEENEENDGASATAPTQQVSLQKMKEENAFLKAKIKFLEDKCKDIESERDFLRSSLTNALSAKEDMMGASCKPKYDDPVSQSSSTEDDLHTERKKKTKSRGKVERKKRHHKVDSSSSSESTSFSSQSSSSPAPRKSSKNKDKAKKRNGKKKQKCTRVFLPEQAIKRYKKVLGHLKSGTTKTQAYFKCGVDRKTIVDTAAIAELEACDIEAYKNLRGTFQRGQKLSDFAERCRELCRQEPLQSTIEEKKKAGMLIDFCERQK; this is encoded by the exons ATGACTGGTGTAAGGCCAGTGATTAATTATATAACATATTGGGACAACGTAAATGAAGGGGAGGAATCATTCACGGCGGTAGAGTTCATCTGTGTGGACGGAAGTTGCTTTTACAAGACGTTGGAACAACGGCGACCTGATTCTGAATCTGCAGACAGTTCGGGAGAAAGCATGGCTGATCGAAGGATTCCGCGTAAAAGGGTACCACCCAATCGCCTTGTTGAGGAAAATGAGGAAAATGATG GAGCATCAGCAACAGCACCAACTCAACAGGTGTCCCTTCAAAAAATGAAGGaggaaaatgcttttttaaaagctAAAATTAAATTCTTAGAGGACAAATGCAAGGACATCGAAAGTGAGAGAGATTTCCTGCGTAGCAGTCTGACCAATG CCTTGTCAGCAAAGGAAGACATGATGGGAGCTTCCTGCAAACCCAAATATGATGATCCTGTGTCACAGTCTTCCAGTACAGAAGATGACCTTCATACAGAACGGAAAAAGAAGACAAAGAGTAGAGGAAAAGTTGAGAGGAAAAAAAGACATCACAAAGTTGACTCATCGTCCTCCTCTGAATCAACCTCATTCTCATCTCAATCCTCTTCATCCCCTGCACCCCGAAAATCCAGCAAAAACAAGGATAAAGCCAAGAAAAGGAATGggaaaaaaaagcagaaatgcaCAAGag TCTTTCTTCCAGAGCAAGCCATTAAGAGATACAAGAAGGTCTTGGGCCATTTGAAAAGtggaacaacaaaaacacaggcgTACTTCAAATGTGGCGTGGATAGAAAGACAATTGTGGATACTGCTGCAATTGCAGAGCTCGAAGCATGTGACATCGAGGCCTACAAAAATTTGCGTGGCACCTTCCAAAGAGGACAGAAACTGTCTGATTTTGCAGAGCGGTGCAGAGAATTATGCAGACAGGAGCCATTGCAAAGCAccattgaagaaaaaaagaaagctggCATGCTTATTGACTTTTGTGAGAGACAAAAATAA
- the LOC127941654 gene encoding coiled-coil domain-containing protein 106-like isoform X2 has translation MTGVRPVINYITYWDNVNEGEESFTAVEFICVDGSCFYKTLEQRRPDSESADSSGESMADRRIPRKRVPPNRLVEENEENDALSAKEDMMGASCKPKYDDPVSQSSSTEDDLHTERKKKTKSRGKVERKKRHHKVDSSSSSESTSFSSQSSSSPAPRKSSKNKDKAKKRNGKKKQKCTRVFLPEQAIKRYKKVLGHLKSGTTKTQAYFKCGVDRKTIVDTAAIAELEACDIEAYKNLRGTFQRGQKLSDFAERCRELCRQEPLQSTIEEKKKAGMLIDFCERQK, from the exons ATGACTGGTGTAAGGCCAGTGATTAATTATATAACATATTGGGACAACGTAAATGAAGGGGAGGAATCATTCACGGCGGTAGAGTTCATCTGTGTGGACGGAAGTTGCTTTTACAAGACGTTGGAACAACGGCGACCTGATTCTGAATCTGCAGACAGTTCGGGAGAAAGCATGGCTGATCGAAGGATTCCGCGTAAAAGGGTACCACCCAATCGCCTTGTTGAGGAAAATGAGGAAAATGATG CCTTGTCAGCAAAGGAAGACATGATGGGAGCTTCCTGCAAACCCAAATATGATGATCCTGTGTCACAGTCTTCCAGTACAGAAGATGACCTTCATACAGAACGGAAAAAGAAGACAAAGAGTAGAGGAAAAGTTGAGAGGAAAAAAAGACATCACAAAGTTGACTCATCGTCCTCCTCTGAATCAACCTCATTCTCATCTCAATCCTCTTCATCCCCTGCACCCCGAAAATCCAGCAAAAACAAGGATAAAGCCAAGAAAAGGAATGggaaaaaaaagcagaaatgcaCAAGag TCTTTCTTCCAGAGCAAGCCATTAAGAGATACAAGAAGGTCTTGGGCCATTTGAAAAGtggaacaacaaaaacacaggcgTACTTCAAATGTGGCGTGGATAGAAAGACAATTGTGGATACTGCTGCAATTGCAGAGCTCGAAGCATGTGACATCGAGGCCTACAAAAATTTGCGTGGCACCTTCCAAAGAGGACAGAAACTGTCTGATTTTGCAGAGCGGTGCAGAGAATTATGCAGACAGGAGCCATTGCAAAGCAccattgaagaaaaaaagaaagctggCATGCTTATTGACTTTTGTGAGAGACAAAAATAA